In Serratia marcescens subsp. marcescens ATCC 13880, a single genomic region encodes these proteins:
- a CDS encoding type VI secretion system Vgr family protein — MNRMITVHTSLDDTPFFFQSLTGKEALSSLYTFHVDVLCEAQPVDPKKLLGQTLTVGCYQTPLTPPRYLSGIMTRVEVKGRDSNDRYDRYTLTVKPALWYLGQGRDCRIWQEKSVPDIITTLLREQNIAFENRLSWDYRCWEYCVQYQESDFDFISRLMEHEGIYYYFLHDNGKHTLVLADAPEQHEVLSGFATFPCIDETASDVSELGIAHWRVSETMSASLYLTDDYDFRRPRANLLQARQNPAPDGQQEAVVFDWPGRYTRHDDGAFYGRIRQQELACAQAQMSGETPSLGMAPGHAFTLTRAARPEDNRTYIVSGAEYFFSEAGYYSQDDEEATPVHRTVFTAHPAALSWRPARQTAWPRTYGPQTAEVVGPQGQTIWTDEYGRIKLRFRWDRHNAPGNDQAACWVRVSSAWAGWGYGSLQVPRVGEEVIVDFINGDPDRPIVTGRVYNQDSMPPWDLPADATKMGFMTRSAGGTPENGSFLVFDDAPGRETFDMHAERDMSMSTERDLTVNIEGARTTRVKGEDRYTFDDSQRVRIAKGRQVDIAAGGDNREVTGDSTTTLHGKQTVIIDGELVEEYRDGQTTTLTAGGQTLKIHAGGQTIIISEGGRSIDIVGDAKKKITGNEREDTTGEWTKSVTGTINILSDADVNIKSATKITLDAPNQKATTGKGHSESFTGHSFSMTGASESFTGSSVSFTNSSVSFTASSVSMGMFSISNTPFKLSKHDNHLEFVSGNKTLTSTLLSFKSDYSAFVSALTTIA; from the coding sequence ATGAACAGAATGATAACGGTCCATACCTCGCTTGATGATACCCCCTTTTTTTTTCAATCATTGACCGGCAAGGAAGCCCTGTCATCACTGTACACCTTCCATGTCGACGTGCTTTGCGAAGCGCAACCTGTCGACCCTAAAAAACTGCTGGGGCAAACGCTGACGGTGGGATGTTACCAAACCCCGCTGACCCCACCACGCTATTTGTCGGGCATCATGACGCGGGTTGAGGTCAAGGGGCGGGACAGCAATGACCGCTATGACCGTTATACCCTTACCGTCAAACCCGCCTTGTGGTATCTGGGGCAGGGACGGGATTGCCGGATATGGCAAGAGAAAAGCGTGCCGGACATCATCACCACACTGTTGCGTGAGCAGAATATTGCGTTTGAGAACCGCCTGAGCTGGGATTATCGGTGTTGGGAGTATTGCGTGCAATATCAGGAAAGCGACTTCGATTTTATCAGCCGCCTGATGGAGCATGAAGGTATCTATTACTACTTCCTGCACGATAACGGGAAACACACGCTGGTGCTGGCTGATGCACCCGAGCAGCACGAGGTGCTCAGTGGTTTCGCCACCTTCCCGTGTATTGACGAGACGGCGAGTGATGTCTCCGAGCTGGGGATTGCACACTGGCGGGTGTCCGAGACGATGTCCGCGTCGCTGTATCTGACTGACGACTATGATTTTCGCCGGCCGCGTGCCAACCTGCTGCAAGCGAGACAAAATCCCGCCCCTGACGGCCAGCAAGAGGCCGTCGTGTTTGACTGGCCGGGGCGGTATACCCGGCATGACGACGGGGCATTTTACGGTCGAATTCGCCAGCAGGAGCTTGCGTGTGCACAGGCACAGATGTCGGGGGAAACCCCGTCGCTGGGCATGGCACCAGGGCATGCCTTTACCCTGACGCGGGCGGCGCGCCCGGAAGATAACCGGACCTATATCGTCAGCGGTGCAGAGTATTTTTTCAGTGAGGCCGGTTATTACAGTCAGGATGACGAAGAGGCGACACCGGTACATCGCACGGTCTTTACCGCCCACCCGGCGGCCCTGAGCTGGCGTCCAGCCCGGCAAACTGCCTGGCCGCGGACATACGGCCCGCAAACAGCGGAGGTGGTGGGGCCACAGGGGCAGACCATCTGGACCGATGAATACGGGCGCATCAAACTCAGGTTCCGTTGGGACCGCCATAACGCCCCCGGTAATGACCAGGCAGCCTGCTGGGTGCGTGTGTCCAGCGCCTGGGCCGGATGGGGCTATGGCAGTCTCCAGGTGCCTCGTGTCGGGGAGGAGGTTATCGTCGATTTTATCAACGGTGACCCGGACCGTCCCATCGTCACCGGCCGCGTGTATAACCAGGACAGCATGCCGCCGTGGGATTTGCCGGCGGATGCGACCAAAATGGGCTTCATGACGCGTTCTGCGGGCGGAACCCCCGAGAACGGCAGCTTTTTGGTGTTTGACGATGCACCGGGGCGTGAGACGTTTGACATGCACGCCGAACGTGACATGAGCATGAGCACTGAACGTGACCTGACGGTGAATATCGAGGGGGCACGGACCACGCGGGTGAAGGGCGAAGACCGCTACACGTTCGATGATAGCCAGCGTGTACGTATCGCCAAGGGGCGGCAGGTTGATATCGCGGCGGGCGGTGATAACCGAGAGGTCACGGGGGACAGCACGACTACCTTGCACGGCAAGCAGACGGTTATCATTGACGGCGAGCTGGTTGAGGAATACCGGGACGGGCAAACAACCACCCTCACCGCCGGTGGCCAAACGCTGAAGATACACGCCGGTGGCCAAACGATAATCATCAGCGAGGGTGGTCGGTCCATTGACATCGTTGGCGATGCAAAAAAAAAGATAACCGGCAACGAGCGCGAGGACACGACGGGGGAATGGACGAAGTCGGTGACGGGTACCATTAACATCCTGTCCGATGCGGATGTGAACATTAAAAGCGCCACGAAAATCACGCTGGATGCGCCCAATCAAAAGGCCACTACCGGCAAGGGGCACAGCGAAAGCTTTACCGGCCACTCTTTCAGCATGACGGGTGCATCGGAAAGCTTTACCGGCAGTTCGGTCAGTTTTACCAACTCATCGGTCAGTTTTACGGCGTCGAGTGTTTCGATGGGCATGTTCTCCATCAGTAACACGCCGTTTAAATTATCAAAACATGATAACCATCTTGAATTTGTCAGCGGTAATAAAACGCTCACCAGTACTCTTCTCTCTTTCAAGAGTGATTACAGTGCGTTTGTGAGCGCCCTGACGACGATTGCGTGA
- a CDS encoding CsbD family protein — MNSDIIVGRWKQLKGQVWQAWAEWSGSDCAWLAGSNDFLAGVLQEDYGRERDAVSSEKTSH, encoded by the coding sequence ATGAACAGCGACATCATCGTTGGGCGCTGGAAACAGCTGAAAGGCCAGGTATGGCAGGCGTGGGCCGAATGGTCCGGCAGCGATTGCGCCTGGCTGGCCGGCAGCAACGATTTCCTCGCCGGTGTACTGCAAGAGGATTACGGAAGAGAGCGAGACGCGGTATCCTCGGAGAAAACGTCTCACTGA
- a CDS encoding MipA/OmpV family protein — MSYAQDEGAAFHVAAGVATEPAYVGSSHYVAQPVYDAGGSYRNATWGTFELGVLQGARWQLPLSSPLGVALLMAYDAGRDERIRTLGGHNTQLRGMGDLGGALEAGAELSYQFAPARVYVKGMQALRSRDYGDEALGHTA; from the coding sequence ATGAGCTATGCACAAGATGAGGGTGCAGCGTTTCATGTGGCTGCGGGGGTGGCGACAGAACCGGCCTATGTCGGGTCATCGCATTATGTCGCGCAGCCGGTATATGACGCAGGCGGCAGTTATCGCAACGCCACATGGGGCACGTTTGAGCTCGGTGTTTTACAGGGAGCCCGCTGGCAATTGCCGTTGTCGTCGCCACTGGGTGTGGCGTTACTGATGGCTTACGATGCCGGTCGTGACGAGCGCATACGTACGCTTGGCGGCCACAATACGCAGTTGCGCGGTATGGGGGACTTAGGGGGAGCATTGGAGGCCGGTGCCGAGTTGAGTTATCAGTTTGCGCCGGCACGGGTTTATGTCAAGGGGATGCAGGCACTGCGTTCGCGCGACTACGGCGATGAGGCGCTTGGGCATACGGCCTAG
- a CDS encoding DNA polymerase III subunit psi: MASKRDWLLQQLGITQWTLRRPGVLQGEVAVSLPPETRLLVVAQTLPAPDDPLFCDVLRSLGLTPAQTYSLTPEQVAMLPAETACNSWRLGVAEPLAVAGAQLHSPALAELSQDAGAKRALWQQICHHEHDFYPDGGRPGHGLHH, translated from the coding sequence ATGGCATCAAAACGCGACTGGCTGTTACAACAACTGGGTATTACGCAGTGGACATTGCGCCGCCCGGGCGTGTTGCAGGGCGAAGTGGCGGTCAGTCTGCCGCCCGAGACGCGCCTGCTGGTGGTGGCGCAGACGCTGCCGGCGCCCGACGATCCGCTGTTTTGCGACGTGCTGCGCAGCCTGGGGCTGACGCCGGCGCAAACTTACAGCCTGACGCCGGAACAGGTGGCGATGCTGCCTGCAGAGACCGCATGTAACAGTTGGCGGCTGGGCGTGGCGGAGCCGCTTGCGGTCGCCGGCGCGCAGCTACACAGCCCGGCGCTGGCCGAGCTTTCTCAAGACGCGGGGGCCAAACGCGCCCTCTGGCAGCAGATTTGTCATCATGAACACGATTTCTACCCTGACGGCGGCCGACCTGGCCACGGCCTTCACCATTGA
- a CDS encoding DUF4136 domain-containing protein, with protein MRIFWGFMMAGSILLLSACAEKPQVTADYDHGVNFSQYHTYGFAAKEEKYQTLTDEYIRLSVAQEMQRRGYTFSARPDLLIYWHASTQNKVQMDDEPSLIGRVGYAGWAGYNQSLWTYTEGMLTVDLVDRNKRQLVWRATASHVLDADKAVSQEDIGQTVTALFSAYPVPGAE; from the coding sequence ATGCGTATATTTTGGGGTTTTATGATGGCGGGCTCAATCCTGCTTTTGTCGGCTTGTGCTGAGAAACCGCAGGTGACCGCCGATTACGATCATGGCGTCAATTTCAGTCAGTATCACACCTACGGTTTTGCTGCCAAAGAAGAAAAGTACCAAACGCTGACGGATGAGTACATTCGTCTGTCTGTTGCTCAGGAAATGCAGCGACGAGGTTATACATTCAGCGCCCGTCCCGACCTCTTGATTTATTGGCATGCTTCTACACAGAACAAAGTGCAGATGGATGATGAGCCCTCTCTAATTGGCCGTGTCGGGTACGCTGGCTGGGCAGGGTATAATCAAAGCCTATGGACGTATACCGAGGGCATGTTGACAGTGGATCTGGTTGACAGGAATAAGCGCCAACTGGTGTGGCGCGCGACAGCCAGCCATGTCCTGGATGCGGATAAGGCGGTGAGTCAGGAAGATATCGGGCAAACGGTTACGGCTTTATTTTCGGCCTATCCAGTTCCGGGGGCTGAGTAA
- the rimI gene encoding ribosomal protein S18-alanine N-acetyltransferase, with the protein MNTISTLTAADLATAFTIEQASHAFPWTETTFASNQGDRYLNLKLSADGEMAGFAITQIVLDEATLFNIAIHPQHQRRGFGRLLLNALIEQLESRGVVTLWLEVRASNQAAIALYEDLGFNEVTVRRNYYPSAHGREDAIVMAMPLG; encoded by the coding sequence ATGAACACGATTTCTACCCTGACGGCGGCCGACCTGGCCACGGCCTTCACCATTGAGCAAGCCAGCCACGCTTTCCCCTGGACGGAAACCACCTTTGCCAGCAATCAGGGCGATCGCTACCTTAACCTGAAGCTGAGCGCCGATGGGGAGATGGCGGGGTTCGCCATCACGCAGATCGTGCTGGACGAAGCCACGCTGTTCAACATCGCCATTCATCCGCAGCACCAGCGCCGGGGCTTTGGCCGCCTGCTGCTCAACGCGTTGATCGAACAGCTGGAGAGCCGCGGCGTGGTCACGCTGTGGCTGGAAGTCCGCGCCTCCAACCAGGCGGCGATCGCGCTGTATGAAGATCTCGGTTTCAACGAAGTCACCGTGCGCCGCAATTATTACCCGAGCGCCCACGGCCGCGAAGACGCGATCGTGATGGCGATGCCGCTGGGGTAA
- a CDS encoding DUF1328 domain-containing protein produces the protein MFRWGIIFLVIALIAAALGFGSLAGTAAWAAKVVFVVGIILFLVSLFTGRRRP, from the coding sequence ATGTTTCGTTGGGGCATTATCTTTTTAGTCATCGCGCTTATCGCTGCGGCACTGGGATTCGGTTCGCTGGCGGGCACCGCCGCCTGGGCCGCCAAGGTGGTGTTCGTTGTCGGCATCATCCTGTTCCTGGTCAGCCTGTTCACCGGCCGTCGGCGCCCTTAG
- a CDS encoding Dabb family protein, producing the protein MTKVMIIGLLLFSAVFIGLCIYFQDKEGAMFDKLSQQRQSVGGGVFTAGDYKPGLLKHIVLFKYKKTITQAQRDAVTSRFLSLKRSMRPGADAPYILSIVEGVQNSGEGVDGGFEQGFIVTFKSEGDRNYYVGKPLVDTEGDYDEAHDAFKQFVAPLLSDDNGVLVFDFSLR; encoded by the coding sequence ATGACCAAAGTAATGATAATCGGATTACTGTTGTTTTCTGCGGTTTTTATTGGCCTGTGTATTTATTTTCAGGATAAAGAGGGCGCCATGTTTGATAAATTGAGTCAACAACGCCAATCTGTCGGTGGTGGTGTGTTTACCGCGGGCGACTATAAGCCTGGGCTTTTAAAGCATATCGTGCTGTTTAAATATAAAAAGACCATCACGCAAGCCCAGCGGGATGCAGTGACGAGTCGGTTTTTATCGCTCAAGCGCTCAATGCGACCGGGGGCGGATGCGCCTTATATTCTCTCTATTGTTGAAGGTGTGCAAAACAGTGGGGAAGGGGTGGATGGCGGATTTGAACAGGGATTTATTGTGACGTTCAAGTCTGAAGGTGACCGCAATTATTACGTGGGAAAACCTCTGGTAGATACAGAGGGGGATTACGATGAGGCCCATGACGCGTTCAAGCAATTTGTGGCCCCCCTGCTCAGTGACGATAACGGCGTGCTGGTGTTTGATTTTTCACTGAGGTGA
- the prfC gene encoding peptide chain release factor 3, protein MSPSEFAREVSKRRTFAIISHPDAGKTTITEKVLLFGQAIQTAGTVKGRGSSQHAKSDWMEMEKQRGISITTSVMQFPYRDSLVNLLDTPGHEDFSEDTYRTLTAVDCCLMVIDAAKGVEDRTRKLMEVTRLRDTPILTFMNKLDRDIRDPMEVMDEVERELKIACSPITWPIGCGKLFKGVYHLYKDETYLYQTGKGHTIQEVRIVKGLNNPELDAAVGEDLAAQLRDELELVQGASHEFDQEAFLSGELTPVFFGTALGNFGVDHMLDGLVAWAPAPMPRKTDTREVTAAEEKFTGFVFKIQANMDPKHRDRVAFMRVVSGRYEKGMKLRQVRTGKDVVISDALTFMAGDRSHVEEAYPGDIIGLHNHGTIQIGDTFTQGEDMKFTGIPNFAPELFRRIRLRDPLKQKQLLKGLVQLSEEGAVQVFRPIANNDLIVGAVGVLQFDVVVARLKSEYNVEALYESVNVSTARWVECDDVKKFEEFKRKNEINLALDGGDNLSYIAPTMVNLNLTQERYPDVTFRKTREH, encoded by the coding sequence ATGTCTCCTAGTGAATTTGCCCGCGAAGTCTCCAAAAGAAGAACTTTCGCCATCATCTCGCACCCCGATGCCGGTAAAACCACCATTACCGAAAAAGTGCTGCTGTTCGGACAGGCGATCCAGACCGCCGGTACGGTAAAAGGCCGCGGCTCCAGCCAGCACGCCAAATCCGACTGGATGGAAATGGAAAAGCAGCGTGGGATCTCGATCACCACCTCGGTGATGCAGTTCCCGTATCGCGACAGCCTGGTCAACCTGCTGGACACCCCGGGGCACGAAGACTTCTCCGAAGATACGTATCGCACCCTGACCGCGGTCGACTGCTGTCTGATGGTGATCGACGCCGCCAAGGGCGTTGAGGATCGCACCCGCAAGCTGATGGAAGTCACCCGCCTGCGCGACACGCCGATCCTGACCTTCATGAACAAGCTGGACCGCGACATCCGCGATCCGATGGAGGTGATGGATGAAGTCGAACGCGAACTGAAGATCGCCTGTTCGCCCATCACCTGGCCGATCGGCTGCGGCAAGCTGTTCAAGGGCGTTTACCACCTGTACAAGGATGAAACCTACCTGTACCAGACCGGTAAAGGCCACACCATTCAGGAAGTGCGCATCGTCAAGGGCCTGAACAACCCTGAGCTGGATGCGGCGGTGGGCGAAGATCTGGCGGCGCAGCTGCGCGATGAGCTGGAATTGGTGCAGGGCGCTTCTCACGAGTTCGATCAGGAGGCTTTCCTGAGTGGCGAGCTGACGCCGGTGTTCTTCGGTACCGCACTCGGCAACTTCGGCGTGGATCATATGCTGGACGGCCTGGTGGCCTGGGCGCCGGCGCCGATGCCGCGCAAAACCGACACCCGCGAAGTGACGGCGGCGGAAGAGAAATTCACCGGCTTTGTGTTCAAGATCCAGGCCAACATGGATCCGAAGCACCGCGACCGCGTGGCCTTTATGCGCGTGGTTTCCGGCCGTTATGAGAAGGGCATGAAGCTGCGCCAGGTGCGCACCGGCAAAGACGTGGTGATCTCCGACGCGCTGACCTTTATGGCCGGCGACCGTTCGCACGTGGAAGAAGCCTACCCGGGCGACATCATCGGTCTGCACAACCATGGCACCATTCAGATCGGCGATACCTTCACCCAGGGTGAAGACATGAAGTTCACCGGCATCCCGAACTTCGCGCCGGAACTGTTCCGCCGCATCCGCCTGCGCGATCCGCTGAAGCAGAAACAGCTGTTGAAGGGGTTGGTGCAGTTGTCCGAAGAGGGCGCGGTGCAGGTGTTCCGCCCGATCGCCAACAACGATCTGATCGTCGGTGCGGTCGGCGTGCTGCAGTTCGACGTGGTCGTGGCGCGTTTGAAGAGCGAGTACAACGTGGAAGCGCTGTATGAGTCGGTCAACGTGTCGACGGCGCGCTGGGTTGAGTGCGACGACGTGAAGAAGTTCGAAGAGTTCAAGCGCAAGAACGAGATCAACCTGGCGCTGGACGGTGGGGACAACCTGTCCTACATCGCGCCGACCATGGTGAACCTCAACCTGACGCAGGAACGTTATCCTGACGTGACCTTCCGCAAAACCCGCGAACACTGA
- a CDS encoding tyrosine-type DNA invertase, with protein MKRKYLTGEEITRLLKTISMNMVSVRDYCMTSMAFLHGLRVSELTALRLADYDPLSRKIYIARLKGGMSTSHPLLPEENAALQVWLAERQALTGQCQPWLFLSRRGNRLSRQGFYQLLRRYGERANLSLPVHPHMLRHACGYNLAERGNDTRLIQDYLGHRNIRHTVLYTAANAARFNHVWLKDAGLPLMSPLQESLPRNVLHNTN; from the coding sequence ATGAAGCGCAAATATCTAACTGGGGAAGAAATAACAAGGCTACTTAAGACTATTTCTATGAATATGGTTTCTGTTCGTGATTATTGTATGACAAGCATGGCGTTTTTGCACGGCCTCAGGGTCAGTGAGTTGACGGCTTTACGACTGGCGGATTACGACCCGTTGTCCAGGAAGATTTATATCGCCAGACTCAAAGGCGGGATGAGTACCAGTCATCCCTTGCTGCCGGAGGAGAATGCGGCCTTGCAGGTGTGGCTTGCTGAACGACAGGCGTTGACGGGGCAATGCCAGCCCTGGTTATTTTTGTCGCGTAGGGGCAATCGATTGTCACGGCAAGGGTTTTACCAGTTACTGCGGCGTTATGGTGAACGTGCCAATTTATCGCTTCCAGTTCATCCTCATATGCTCAGGCACGCCTGTGGATATAATCTCGCAGAGCGGGGGAATGATACGCGGTTGATACAGGATTACCTTGGGCATCGCAATATTCGACATACCGTGCTGTATACGGCGGCGAATGCCGCACGCTTTAATCACGTTTGGTTGAAAGATGCGGGGTTACCGCTGATGTCGCCATTACAGGAATCGTTGCCCCGCAATGTGCTCCATAACACCAATTAA
- the rsmC gene encoding 16S rRNA (guanine(1207)-N(2))-methyltransferase RsmC — MSALTPASEVMLRHSDEFIERRVLFAGDLQDSLPAQFEAADVRVHTQQYHHWQLLNRTMGDNVQFGLTVDPAFVADCDTLVYYWPKSKQEAQFQLCNLLALLPVGADVFVVGENRSGVRSAEPTLEGHVTLVKIDSARRCGLYHGRLDAQTEFDLNDWWDSYQLHDLEVKTLPGVFSRDGLDVGSSLLLSTLEKHMKGKVLDIGCGAGVMASVMAKLSPKVKLTLSDVNAAAVESSRATLAANGIEGEVIVSNVYSDITGRFDMIISNPPFHDGLQTSLTAAETLIRGAVKHLPIGGQLRIVANAFLPYPDILDATFGSHEVLAQNGRFKVYQATVGRPPRAPKKK, encoded by the coding sequence ATGTCTGCATTAACCCCCGCCAGTGAAGTCATGCTGCGCCACAGTGATGAATTTATCGAACGCCGCGTGCTGTTTGCCGGCGACCTGCAGGACAGCCTGCCGGCCCAATTCGAGGCCGCGGACGTGCGCGTCCACACACAGCAATACCATCACTGGCAGTTACTGAACCGGACGATGGGCGATAACGTGCAGTTCGGTTTGACCGTCGATCCCGCTTTCGTCGCCGACTGCGACACGCTGGTGTACTACTGGCCGAAGAGCAAACAGGAAGCGCAATTCCAGCTGTGCAACCTCCTGGCGCTGCTGCCGGTGGGCGCGGACGTGTTCGTGGTCGGTGAAAACCGCAGCGGCGTGCGCAGCGCCGAGCCGACGCTGGAAGGCCACGTCACGCTGGTGAAAATCGACAGCGCGCGCCGCTGCGGCCTGTATCACGGCCGCCTGGACGCGCAGACCGAGTTCGACCTGAACGACTGGTGGGACAGCTATCAGCTGCACGATCTGGAAGTGAAAACGCTGCCGGGCGTGTTCAGCCGCGACGGCCTGGACGTCGGCAGCTCACTGCTGCTATCGACGCTGGAAAAACACATGAAAGGCAAGGTGCTGGACATCGGCTGCGGCGCCGGCGTGATGGCCTCGGTGATGGCCAAGCTGTCGCCGAAGGTGAAACTGACCCTCAGCGACGTCAACGCCGCCGCGGTGGAGTCCAGCCGCGCGACGCTGGCCGCCAACGGCATCGAAGGCGAAGTGATCGTCAGCAACGTTTACTCCGACATCACCGGCCGTTTCGACATGATCATCTCCAACCCGCCGTTCCACGACGGGCTGCAGACCAGCCTGACCGCTGCCGAAACCCTGATCCGCGGCGCGGTGAAGCACCTGCCGATCGGCGGTCAGCTGCGCATCGTCGCCAACGCCTTCCTGCCCTACCCGGACATTCTGGACGCCACCTTCGGCAGCCACGAAGTGCTGGCGCAAAACGGCCGCTTCAAGGTGTACCAAGCGACCGTCGGCCGTCCGCCGCGCGCGCCGAAGAAGAAATAA
- a CDS encoding ANR family transcriptional regulator — protein sequence MWKRAGEEKNDGGHWPELHVMSTPGERLRATLQQAAALERAGCFDDAANYWLAGLELARHGNEQHWCEVRALLCQKRSAEPRR from the coding sequence ATGTGGAAGCGTGCTGGGGAAGAGAAAAATGACGGCGGGCATTGGCCTGAGTTGCATGTCATGTCGACACCTGGCGAGCGCTTGCGTGCGACGTTGCAGCAGGCGGCGGCGTTGGAACGGGCCGGGTGTTTTGATGATGCGGCAAATTACTGGCTGGCGGGCCTTGAATTGGCCCGGCACGGGAATGAGCAGCACTGGTGTGAGGTGCGGGCGCTGCTGTGTCAAAAGCGAAGCGCGGAACCACGACGTTAA
- the osmY gene encoding molecular chaperone OsmY gives MKKTKFAHSLMAVVLGSALVSGTALAEDSLLNKASNAADSAGAKIDSSMKKVDGYMDDSAITAKVKSALVEDKTIKSADISVKTEKGAVILSGFVGSQAQAEHAVAVAGKVEGVKTVSDKLHVKDEANQSIKSYAGDTATTSELKAKLLADDIVPSRNVKVETTDGVVQLSGEVKTQAQSERAESIAKAIDGVKSVKNDLVVKP, from the coding sequence ATGAAAAAGACCAAATTTGCACACTCGCTGATGGCTGTTGTTTTGGGTTCTGCTTTGGTGAGCGGCACTGCACTGGCCGAAGACAGCCTGTTAAACAAGGCGTCTAACGCCGCGGATAGTGCCGGTGCCAAAATCGATAGCTCCATGAAAAAAGTTGACGGTTACATGGATGACAGCGCGATAACGGCTAAAGTTAAAAGTGCGTTGGTGGAAGATAAGACCATCAAAAGCGCTGACATTTCGGTGAAAACCGAAAAAGGCGCCGTGATCCTGAGCGGGTTTGTCGGCAGCCAGGCGCAGGCGGAACATGCGGTCGCGGTTGCCGGTAAGGTGGAAGGCGTCAAGACCGTCAGCGACAAGCTGCATGTGAAGGACGAAGCCAACCAGTCGATCAAATCGTATGCCGGCGACACCGCCACCACCAGCGAGCTGAAAGCCAAGCTGCTGGCCGATGACATCGTGCCGTCGCGCAATGTGAAAGTGGAAACCACCGATGGCGTGGTGCAGCTTTCCGGTGAGGTGAAAACGCAGGCGCAGTCTGAGCGTGCCGAAAGCATCGCCAAGGCCATCGACGGCGTGAAAAGCGTGAAAAACGACCTGGTGGTCAAGCCGTAA
- a CDS encoding ANR family transcriptional regulator has product MSTPRARFRVAMRQAAMLERKGCFNEAVSYWQEALTLAVSERERHWCESRAHLCQKRSMQGE; this is encoded by the coding sequence ATGTCGACACCCAGGGCGCGTTTTCGTGTGGCAATGCGCCAGGCCGCCATGCTGGAGCGTAAGGGGTGTTTCAACGAGGCCGTGTCCTATTGGCAGGAGGCGTTGACGTTGGCGGTATCGGAGCGCGAGCGTCATTGGTGTGAGTCACGAGCGCACCTGTGCCAAAAACGCAGTATGCAGGGGGAATAA
- a CDS encoding CaiF/GrlA family transcriptional regulator, with translation MTHNTLSPKDLPSSDGGGTGRYVTPRQSNHEVYTLPECLANFPPMPLYLAVAHFGLLSGRPLSREDISQAFHIDRRRALEVMRYLVNNAPRVTCKCLSLMKGRGYCLHIIDIASPEQGTGEPPSCSARPRGSAAKRERAQQQMRQWFLQRPNP, from the coding sequence ATGACACATAATACCCTCTCCCCAAAAGATTTGCCTTCTTCTGACGGGGGCGGTACAGGTCGGTATGTTACACCGCGTCAGTCCAATCATGAGGTGTATACGTTGCCTGAATGCCTGGCCAATTTTCCACCCATGCCCCTCTATTTAGCGGTGGCGCATTTTGGTCTGCTGAGCGGGCGACCGCTGTCACGAGAAGACATTTCCCAGGCTTTTCATATCGACAGGCGTCGCGCATTGGAGGTTATGCGCTATTTGGTTAATAACGCTCCACGGGTCACCTGCAAGTGCCTGTCCCTGATGAAAGGGCGAGGATATTGCCTGCACATTATCGATATTGCTTCACCTGAGCAGGGGACTGGCGAGCCTCCCTCATGTTCAGCGCGCCCGCGTGGCAGCGCGGCTAAGCGTGAGCGAGCACAGCAGCAGATGCGGCAGTGGTTTTTGCAACGTCCCAATCCTTAG
- a CDS encoding MipA/OmpV family protein — MSSKFYATWANGGYQRGYFGVTPAQAARTDFAAYHPKSGIRQVTAEAALNYQWTSSVALQGGVEVYRLTGDAADSPLVEKSLAGMAFLSASYQF; from the coding sequence CTGAGCAGCAAGTTTTACGCGACCTGGGCCAATGGCGGTTATCAGCGCGGGTATTTTGGCGTGACGCCGGCGCAAGCGGCACGAACGGACTTTGCGGCTTATCATCCTAAATCCGGCATCAGGCAGGTGACGGCAGAAGCGGCATTGAACTACCAGTGGACATCCAGCGTGGCATTACAAGGGGGCGTGGAAGTGTATCGGCTGACCGGTGATGCGGCGGACAGCCCATTGGTGGAGAAGAGCCTGGCCGGTATGGCGTTTCTGAGTGCCAGTTATCAATTTTAA